From the genome of Campylobacter concisus, one region includes:
- a CDS encoding DedA family protein, protein MQDIINSVSTYGYIVLFFYSLGGGMVALIAAGILSFAGKMDITLSIIVAAVANTIGDTLIFYVARFNKNSLMPYIKNHKRKLAYAGILAKKHGDKIIFIKKFIYGVKTLVPIALGLTKYSFYKFSIINLISSVLWAVIIGFASFKAGDYFVGASDYLGEHGYIMPLAMVCLLLGIWFFLQHITKRRKA, encoded by the coding sequence ATGCAAGATATCATAAACTCAGTTTCAACATACGGCTATATTGTATTGTTTTTTTATAGCCTTGGTGGCGGTATGGTTGCATTAATCGCCGCTGGAATTTTAAGTTTTGCCGGCAAGATGGATATCACTCTTAGTATAATTGTCGCTGCTGTAGCAAATACAATTGGCGACACGCTAATTTTTTATGTCGCAAGATTTAATAAAAACTCACTTATGCCTTATATCAAAAATCATAAAAGAAAGCTTGCTTATGCAGGAATTTTGGCCAAAAAACACGGCGATAAGATAATATTCATCAAAAAATTTATCTACGGCGTCAAAACTTTGGTTCCTATCGCGCTTGGACTTACGAAATATTCATTTTATAAATTTAGCATTATAAATTTGATCTCGTCAGTGCTTTGGGCGGTCATTATCGGATTTGCCAGCTTTAAAGCGGGTGATTATTTTGTAGGTGCAAGCGACTATCTTGGCGAGCATGGATATATTATGCCTCTTGCTATGGTTTGTTTGTTGCTTGGAATTTGGTTTTTTTTACAACATATTACAAAAAGGAGAAAAGCATGA
- a CDS encoding lipid-binding SYLF domain-containing protein — protein MKFLFSILLFFSLGFASEELVLDSANSFITTMRGARNAPIKELIEQSKATIIFPSVKKVGFVVGGMGGDGIMVVGNINSPSEILPVSISGGSIGIQLGYEDSSLVLFIFKDSIIHDIKDAKITLDTKLSVAFGDIGRNYSKVSDFKFSSDIYAYAANDGFFAGASFGGAVISAREEILKQSGYAYEQLIASASKLLGD, from the coding sequence ATGAAATTTCTTTTTTCAATTTTATTATTTTTCTCACTTGGCTTTGCCAGCGAGGAGCTCGTGCTAGATTCGGCAAACTCGTTTATAACAACTATGAGAGGCGCTAGAAACGCTCCTATAAAAGAGCTAATCGAGCAGTCAAAAGCGACGATCATCTTTCCAAGTGTTAAAAAGGTCGGTTTTGTAGTTGGTGGCATGGGCGGAGATGGCATCATGGTTGTTGGCAACATTAACTCGCCAAGTGAAATTTTACCAGTTAGCATAAGTGGCGGCAGTATCGGTATACAGCTTGGTTATGAAGATAGTTCACTTGTACTTTTTATATTTAAAGATAGCATTATCCACGATATTAAAGATGCCAAGATCACGCTTGATACAAAGCTTTCAGTAGCTTTTGGTGACATTGGACGCAATTACAGTAAAGTAAGCGATTTTAAATTTTCAAGTGATATTTACGCATATGCCGCAAATGATGGTTTCTTTGCGGGAGCTAGCTTTGGTGGAGCAGTCATCAGTGCAAGAGAAGAAATTTTAAAGCAAAGTGGCTATGCCTATGAACAGCTAATAGCCTCCGCATCTAAACTTTTAGGAGATTAA
- the rny gene encoding ribonuclease Y: MIEVLIGLGAGVAGVGAGYLYAKKINDANYNIFLEQAKAKAKAIEYEAELTLKNSKISVQEAEFEAKKKYDDKTTKLQKEYASKFDELAKKEKILLNEQELLNESKELFEKDKQDAKITYEEGLNLKATYQNKVEEAIRVLEHAAGLTEEEAKEVVLKKVEEKSRADIAHIVRKYEEEAKREAKKRVNYILAQATSRFAGEFAAERLINVVNIKNDELKGRIIGKEGRNIKTLEMVLGVDIIIDDTPHAIILSSFNLYRRAIATRVIELLVEDGRIQPARIEDLHKKVTEEFEQSIQEEGENIVMDLGLNKIHPEIVKLIGKLKFRASYGQNALAHSLEVAHLAGIIAAECGGDEKLAKRAGILHDIGKALTHEYEGSHVDLGAEICKRYKEHPVVINAIYAHHGHEEATSIESAAVCAADALSAARPGARREVLESFLKRVEEIENIAKSKDGIKQAYAINAGREIRVIANAKLINDDEAVLVAKEIAQEIESKVQYPGEIKVSVIRETRAVDFAK, translated from the coding sequence ATGATAGAGGTTTTAATAGGCTTAGGAGCCGGTGTGGCGGGCGTTGGAGCAGGGTATCTATACGCTAAAAAGATAAATGATGCAAACTACAACATCTTCTTAGAACAAGCAAAAGCAAAAGCAAAAGCAATAGAATACGAAGCTGAACTAACGCTTAAAAATTCTAAAATTTCAGTACAAGAGGCTGAATTTGAGGCTAAAAAAAAATACGATGACAAGACGACAAAGCTTCAAAAAGAGTATGCAAGTAAATTTGATGAACTAGCCAAAAAAGAGAAAATTTTGCTAAATGAGCAAGAGCTTTTAAACGAAAGTAAAGAGCTTTTTGAAAAGGATAAGCAAGACGCAAAGATAACTTACGAAGAGGGCTTAAATTTAAAAGCGACTTATCAAAACAAGGTAGAAGAAGCGATAAGAGTGCTTGAGCATGCTGCTGGCTTAACGGAAGAAGAGGCAAAAGAGGTCGTACTTAAAAAGGTTGAGGAGAAGTCTCGTGCGGATATCGCTCATATCGTCAGAAAATATGAAGAAGAGGCTAAAAGAGAGGCTAAAAAGAGAGTTAATTACATCTTGGCGCAGGCCACGTCAAGATTTGCTGGAGAATTTGCGGCTGAGCGTCTGATAAATGTCGTAAATATCAAAAATGATGAGCTAAAAGGTAGGATTATTGGCAAAGAGGGACGTAACATCAAGACCCTTGAAATGGTGCTTGGTGTTGATATCATCATCGATGATACACCTCACGCGATCATACTAAGCAGCTTCAATCTTTACAGACGTGCGATCGCAACAAGAGTGATCGAGCTTTTGGTAGAGGATGGAAGAATCCAACCTGCGAGGATAGAAGACCTTCACAAAAAAGTGACTGAAGAATTTGAGCAAAGCATACAAGAAGAGGGTGAAAACATCGTCATGGATCTTGGTCTAAATAAAATTCATCCAGAGATCGTAAAACTAATAGGCAAGCTTAAATTTAGAGCAAGCTACGGACAAAATGCCCTTGCGCACAGCCTTGAAGTAGCACATTTAGCTGGCATCATTGCAGCTGAGTGTGGCGGAGATGAGAAACTTGCAAAAAGAGCTGGCATACTTCACGATATCGGCAAGGCACTAACTCACGAGTATGAGGGCAGTCACGTTGATCTTGGAGCAGAAATTTGTAAGCGATACAAAGAGCATCCAGTAGTCATCAATGCTATCTACGCTCACCACGGCCACGAAGAGGCAACAAGTATAGAAAGTGCGGCTGTTTGCGCAGCTGACGCACTAAGTGCGGCTCGTCCAGGTGCAAGGCGTGAGGTGCTTGAGAGCTTCTTAAAGCGTGTTGAAGAGATCGAGAACATCGCAAAAAGTAAAGATGGCATCAAGCAAGCTTATGCGATAAATGCTGGCCGTGAAATCCGCGTCATCGCAAATGCTAAACTCATAAACGATGATGAGGCAGTGCTTGTAGCAAAAGAGATAGCTCAAGAGATCGAGAGCAAGGTGCAGTATCCTGGTGAGATAAAAGTAAGCGTCATCAGAGAGACTCGCGCTGTTGATTTTGCGAAATAA
- a CDS encoding 5-formyltetrahydrofolate cyclo-ligase translates to MSVNLEKNEFRKNARANLMKLTKFKAKCSHYKATKTLLKLINFTNSKKVLFYLPLNYEVDVLKIRRNLSRKCEIFAPFMVGLSLKMVRLRLPFITYKFNVRQPSGKKMDNVRLDMAVVPAIGVDGAMARIGHGKGFYDRFFYSLPIKPKQIVFLEIKDFYTKDVLSNAQDAVADFYITPNKNYIKRGINDRGFNRLRSRCGGRWSRVSIR, encoded by the coding sequence ATGAGCGTTAATTTAGAAAAAAATGAATTTAGAAAAAATGCAAGAGCAAATTTAATGAAACTTACTAAATTTAAGGCCAAATGCTCGCACTATAAAGCTACGAAAACGCTTTTGAAATTGATAAATTTTACAAATTCTAAGAAAGTATTGTTTTATTTGCCACTTAACTACGAAGTCGATGTGCTTAAAATAAGGCGAAATTTATCACGTAAATGTGAAATTTTTGCCCCTTTTATGGTAGGTCTTAGCTTAAAGATGGTAAGATTGCGACTGCCATTTATAACTTATAAATTTAACGTCAGACAGCCATCTGGCAAAAAAATGGATAATGTTAGACTTGATATGGCAGTAGTTCCAGCGATTGGGGTTGATGGGGCTATGGCTAGGATAGGGCATGGAAAAGGATTTTATGATAGATTTTTTTACTCTTTGCCCATTAAGCCAAAACAGATAGTTTTTCTTGAGATAAAAGACTTTTACACCAAAGATGTGCTTTCAAATGCACAAGACGCGGTAGCAGACTTTTATATAACCCCAAATAAAAATTATATAAAAAGAGGAATAAATGATAGAGGTTTTAATAGGCTTAGGAGCCGGTGTGGCGGGCGTTGGAGCAGGGTATCTATACGCTAA
- a CDS encoding TlpA family protein disulfide reductase, producing MTLKRAIITSLCIFAFFGCGDENKQKKEQNTSEQMQSKILDKNASKDENLSKDSLTPKMSESAQDSEIKEINLKLLNGTTMQITKRSNGFDVKDGKKATLYVFFATWCPPCKAEIPHLNNLSEKFKNELDIVGVLLEDKSEDEVKDFAQKYKIKYEVAVGEGNFLFEKAMGGIKGLPASALFKANGDYVQGYIGLVPEEMLENDINRATK from the coding sequence ATGACATTAAAACGAGCAATTATAACATCACTTTGCATTTTTGCATTTTTTGGATGCGGCGACGAGAACAAGCAAAAAAAAGAGCAAAATACAAGCGAACAAATGCAAAGCAAAATTTTAGATAAAAATGCTAGCAAAGATGAAAATTTAAGCAAAGACTCACTCACTCCAAAAATGAGTGAAAGTGCCCAAGACAGCGAGATAAAAGAGATAAATCTAAAGCTGCTAAATGGCACAACTATGCAGATTACAAAAAGAAGTAATGGCTTTGACGTAAAAGATGGTAAAAAAGCAACACTTTACGTATTTTTTGCCACTTGGTGCCCTCCTTGCAAGGCTGAGATCCCGCACTTAAACAACCTAAGCGAGAAATTTAAAAACGAACTAGATATCGTTGGTGTGCTACTTGAAGACAAAAGTGAAGATGAAGTAAAAGATTTTGCTCAAAAATATAAAATAAAATATGAAGTCGCGGTTGGCGAGGGAAATTTTTTATTTGAAAAAGCGATGGGTGGCATAAAAGGCTTGCCTGCGTCAGCACTTTTTAAAGCAAATGGTGACTACGTTCAAGGCTACATCGGTCTTGTGCCTGAAGAGATGCTTGAAAATGACATAAATAGGGCAACAAAATAA
- the ftsY gene encoding signal recognition particle-docking protein FtsY, with amino-acid sequence MLDFLKKGLEKTFGAISSAKKSKKIDKESLEEILLEADVAYEIVEEILYYLPPQDEVSRADLRRVMSSYFIYEKERMIEPDKPFVDLILGVNGAGKTTTIAKLANLYKNNGKSVILGACDTFRAGAIEQLRQWSLRLNVPIVATQQGHDPSAVAYDTISSALAKGIDRVILDTAGRLQNQTNLANELEKIVRISKKAYEKAPHRKILILDGTQGNAGVAQAKAFNDIVSLDGVIITKLDGTAKGGALFGVARELELPIFYIGVGERMDDIIKFNPDEFLDELMDAIFE; translated from the coding sequence ATGCTTGACTTTCTAAAAAAAGGCCTTGAGAAGACTTTTGGAGCGATAAGCTCAGCGAAGAAGTCGAAAAAGATAGACAAAGAGAGCTTAGAAGAAATTTTACTTGAAGCTGACGTAGCCTATGAGATCGTGGAGGAGATTTTATACTACCTGCCGCCACAAGATGAAGTAAGTAGAGCTGATCTTAGGCGCGTTATGAGTAGCTATTTTATCTACGAAAAAGAGCGCATGATAGAGCCAGATAAGCCATTTGTCGATCTCATCCTTGGCGTAAATGGTGCTGGCAAGACGACTACGATCGCAAAGCTTGCAAATTTATATAAAAATAATGGCAAAAGCGTCATTTTGGGCGCTTGCGATACATTTAGAGCTGGGGCTATCGAGCAGCTGCGCCAGTGGTCGCTTAGGCTAAATGTGCCAATAGTCGCCACACAGCAAGGGCATGATCCTTCGGCTGTTGCTTACGATACGATCAGCTCAGCTCTTGCAAAAGGTATCGACCGAGTCATCCTTGACACAGCCGGCAGACTTCAAAACCAGACAAATTTAGCAAACGAGCTAGAAAAGATCGTTCGAATTAGCAAAAAAGCCTACGAAAAAGCGCCCCACCGCAAAATTTTGATTCTTGATGGCACGCAAGGTAACGCCGGAGTTGCACAAGCAAAAGCATTTAACGATATCGTCTCGCTTGATGGCGTCATCATCACAAAACTTGACGGCACCGCAAAGGGCGGAGCACTATTTGGTGTGGCAAGAGAGCTTGAACTACCTATATTTTATATAGGCGTTGGCGAAAGAATGGATGATATCATCAAATTTAACCCAGATGAGTTTTTAGACGAGCTGATGGACGCTATTTTTGAGTAG
- a CDS encoding VanZ family protein: MSRVKFLSKICFFIALLAIDFLAFTPKSPTIIENSWDKANHFLAFFILYTLLYLGYHFKILKNLALLLAFGVQIELVQAFLPNRSFSLLDIVADMIGAAFGVMIIEILKRIYYGKSKASF, encoded by the coding sequence TTGAGTAGAGTAAAATTTCTTAGTAAAATTTGCTTTTTTATCGCTCTTTTGGCGATCGATTTTCTTGCGTTTACTCCAAAATCTCCTACTATCATCGAAAATTCGTGGGATAAAGCAAACCATTTTTTAGCTTTTTTCATCCTTTATACACTGCTCTATCTTGGCTATCATTTTAAAATTTTAAAAAATTTAGCCCTACTTTTAGCCTTTGGCGTGCAAATAGAGCTCGTTCAGGCATTTTTACCAAACAGGAGCTTTAGCCTGCTTGACATCGTGGCTGACATGATCGGAGCGGCCTTTGGAGTGATGATAATTGAAATTTTAAAAAGGATATATTATGGCAAAAGCAAAGCCAGTTTTTGA
- the radA gene encoding DNA repair protein RadA codes for MAKAKPVFECQACGNQQAKWLGKCPQCGAWDSFVELSQQEIKISKEIAKSTSAPSKAISIDEVEIQNFTRFSTKDSELDLVLGGGVVEGSLVLIGGSPGIGKSTLLLKIGSNLAKDGKKTLYVSGEESQSQIKMRADRLNAVDKNLYLLTEICLEDILLEVQKSDYKVLVIDSIQTLYSQNISSAPGSITQVREITFELMRLAKSQNICVFIIGHITKEGSIAGPRVLEHMVDVVLYFEGDASRELRILRGFKNRFGSTSEVGIFEMSQHGLVSANEVSSKFFTRGGAMSGSAITIIMEGSRALSIEIQALVCESAYPKRSSTGFERNRLDMLLALLERKLEIPLGHYDVFINVSGGVKISETAADLAVIAAIISSFKNRPISKDSVFIGELSLNGEIREIFNLDQRLKEAKTQKFKNAIIPNKPLDTQGLKCFYAKDITQVLEWM; via the coding sequence ATGGCAAAAGCAAAGCCAGTTTTTGAGTGTCAAGCGTGTGGTAATCAACAAGCAAAATGGCTGGGCAAATGCCCACAATGTGGGGCTTGGGATAGCTTTGTCGAGCTTAGCCAGCAAGAGATAAAGATAAGTAAAGAGATAGCAAAAAGCACTAGCGCACCTAGCAAAGCCATAAGCATAGACGAAGTTGAAATTCAAAATTTTACGAGATTTAGTACCAAAGATAGCGAGCTAGACCTTGTTCTTGGTGGTGGCGTAGTCGAGGGCTCGCTAGTTTTAATAGGTGGCAGTCCAGGCATCGGTAAATCAACCTTGCTTCTAAAAATCGGCTCAAATTTAGCAAAAGACGGTAAAAAAACGCTCTATGTAAGCGGCGAAGAGAGCCAAAGCCAGATAAAAATGAGAGCTGATAGGCTAAATGCGGTGGATAAAAATTTATACCTGCTAACTGAAATTTGCCTAGAAGATATCCTGCTAGAAGTGCAAAAGAGCGACTACAAGGTGCTTGTAATTGACTCCATACAAACACTTTATAGCCAAAATATAAGCTCCGCTCCAGGCTCGATCACGCAGGTTCGCGAGATCACATTTGAGCTGATGAGACTTGCAAAGAGTCAAAATATCTGCGTTTTCATCATCGGACACATAACTAAAGAGGGCTCGATCGCAGGGCCTAGAGTGCTTGAACACATGGTCGATGTGGTACTTTATTTCGAGGGCGATGCGAGCAGAGAGTTAAGAATTTTACGTGGGTTTAAAAACCGCTTTGGCTCGACAAGCGAAGTTGGCATCTTTGAGATGAGCCAGCACGGACTAGTGAGCGCAAACGAGGTATCTAGTAAATTTTTCACACGTGGTGGAGCGATGAGTGGCAGTGCGATCACCATCATAATGGAAGGCTCAAGGGCGCTTAGCATCGAAATTCAAGCACTCGTTTGCGAAAGTGCCTATCCAAAAAGAAGCTCGACTGGCTTTGAGAGAAACCGCCTAGATATGCTGCTAGCACTTCTTGAGCGAAAGCTAGAAATTCCACTTGGGCACTACGACGTCTTCATAAACGTTTCAGGTGGAGTTAAGATAAGCGAAACTGCGGCCGATCTAGCCGTCATTGCAGCGATAATCAGTAGCTTCAAAAACCGCCCTATTAGCAAGGATAGCGTATTCATCGGTGAGCTAAGTCTAAACGGCGAGATAAGAGAAATTTTCAACCTCGATCAGCGACTAAAAGAGGCAAAAACGCAGAAATTTAAAAATGCGATCATCCCAAACAAGCCGCTTGACACGCAGGGTCTAAAGTGCTTTTACGCCAAAGATATCACGCAAGTGCTTGAGTGGATGTAA
- the acpS gene encoding holo-ACP synthase → MIGIDIVKIDRISKLKARHGELFLKKFLSDDEITLAKNDATLAGFWAAKEAASKALGVGISKECGFLDIELSKDAKNAPKIKFSPRIYTNFNIKEASLSITHDGGFAVAAVMIV, encoded by the coding sequence ATGATAGGTATTGATATCGTTAAGATAGATAGAATTTCAAAACTTAAGGCTCGCCACGGCGAGCTTTTTTTAAAAAAATTTCTTAGTGATGACGAGATCACTCTAGCAAAAAATGATGCGACTTTGGCTGGATTTTGGGCGGCCAAAGAAGCAGCTAGCAAAGCTCTTGGTGTGGGCATCAGCAAAGAGTGTGGTTTTTTGGATATTGAGCTTAGCAAAGACGCAAAAAACGCACCAAAGATAAAATTTAGCCCAAGAATTTATACAAATTTTAATATCAAAGAAGCAAGCCTTAGCATAACTCACGATGGCGGATTTGCCGTAGCTGCAGTGATGATTGTCTAA
- the fliL gene encoding flagellar basal body-associated protein FliL: MAEEVEEKKAKKGGNGALMIIIIAIFVLLLVIGGLVAFLMLSSDEPKEANMMQAPAQTQTQSMPAQNKAKHGSNDYSNMGPIYPLDQFIVNLLSENGSRFLKTKIDMEQSDELLTPELDKKKALLRDIIIRTLSSKTYEEVSTAKGKDRLKDEIVGKLNEVLNDGYIKNIFFTDFVVQ; encoded by the coding sequence AGAGAAAAAGGCAAAAAAAGGTGGCAATGGTGCATTAATGATAATTATCATTGCGATATTTGTTTTGCTGCTAGTTATTGGAGGGCTAGTTGCGTTTTTGATGCTTAGTTCTGACGAGCCAAAAGAGGCAAATATGATGCAAGCACCAGCTCAGACTCAAACGCAGTCCATGCCAGCTCAAAATAAGGCAAAGCATGGTAGCAACGACTATTCAAATATGGGACCGATATATCCGCTTGATCAGTTCATTGTAAATTTGCTTAGCGAAAATGGCTCAAGATTTCTTAAAACCAAGATTGATATGGAGCAAAGCGATGAGTTACTAACTCCTGAGCTTGATAAGAAAAAGGCACTTTTAAGAGATATTATCATCAGAACACTTTCATCAAAAACTTACGAAGAAGTAAGCACCGCAAAAGGTAAAGATAGGCTAAAAGATGAGATCGTCGGCAAGCTAAATGAAGTGCTAAATGATGGCTACATCAAAAACATATTTTTTACTGATTTTGTGGTGCAATGA